The following DNA comes from Picosynechococcus sp. PCC 7003.
GCCGAGAATATCCCAGTGGATACCATCGTCACCATTTACGCCAATGCGGCCCAGGGCTTCAATGAAGAGAAATCCTTTATTGGCGGCGATCCCCGGTACAGTCACTTGGACGCTGACGTCACCAGGAGCAAGGGCCACGAGGGTGCCATCGGGTTGAATTTCTACCCGTTCTTGACCTTTGGTAATTTCAAAGCTGGGCTGGAGATTGTTGTCTGGATATTCAGTGGCCAGGGTCGCAAAATCCTTCCCGGAGTCACTCTGGAGAACAAATTGAGTTGTCTCGCCGACGCCAATTTTGTTACCTACGGGCAAAGAGAGGGTAATCGGGTAATGGACGCCGCTATCAAAGTAAACATTTTGAGTTTTTACATTGACCGCCTGGGGCTGTACCTGCTCCATTTTCTCGCTGGGGAGAATTTGCAGGTTGGCGGTGTAGTTGATGTTGGCAAATGGCGATCCTCGCAGGGTTGCGAAGAGGGCGAAGAGGATGGGCATCTGCAACAGAATCGGTAAACAACCAGCGAGGGGGTTCCCAAATTCTTTATAGACCTCTGACATCGCGGCTTGCTGCTTTGCTGGGTCATTTTTGTAGCGCTCTTGGATTTCCTTCACCCGCTTTTGCATTAGGGGTTGGGTAATCTTCGTGCGTCTCATGCTGCGGATCGATTTGGCGCTTAGGGGATAAACGGCAAATCGAATCACAAGGGTCAGGGCGATGATTGCGAAGCCGTAGCTCGGCACAATGCCATAGAAAAAATCTAGGATTGGCAACATCACGTTGTTTGATAAAAATCCGATCCCAAAATCCATGCGTCTGAAGTTCGTCTAGCTATGAGTTGTTTAAGGGTTAGTTTATCGGGTTTAGTTCTTATTTTTAATGGTTTTTCTAAAAAAGCGATGGGAGAAATGGGATTAGGGGCCACGTTTCTCCCGACTAACCACTGGGATTTCACCCAGAAAATAATCGATAATTTTTATCTACGCTTAGGCGGCGATCGCCTCTAGGGGTACCCCAGTGCGGTCGGCTGCTTTTTCGGCAATGTGACTGTAGATCTCGCGGAAGTTAGGCATGGAGCGCAATTCTAGGCGACTGCCATCCTGGAGGGTCACAATCAGATCGCCCCACAGGCCAAATCCCCGGGGAATCTTGACGATTTTTCTCACTTCGCTGTAAATAATATCGGTGCGATCGCGCCCCTGCCAGCCCCCAGTAATCGAGATGCGCCGGCTGGTAATGCGATAGCGGAGCCACAAAGCCCGGACAATCGCTCCGACGGTTAGCGGCAAGCAGATCACCGTGAACCCCAGCAAAATATTGAAGATCAGATCCCCAACATGGGGGCCGCCCTCATAAATCACATCTTCTTTAATGCCCATGGAATACCTCGGCTTGGATGAGTAATCTTTTTAATTCTTGCAAAAAATGCTCATATTCGCATTCTCTGGCGTTGTACCGCACAGCAATGACGATGTGCCAACCGGGTTGAATCTGGGGCAGTAGCGTGCGACAGGCGTGGCGAATACGGCGTTTAATTAAATTCCGAACCACTGCTTTTTTACTGACTTTGCGGCTGATGCTGATGCCAA
Coding sequences within:
- the yidC gene encoding membrane protein insertase YidC, giving the protein MDFGIGFLSNNVMLPILDFFYGIVPSYGFAIIALTLVIRFAVYPLSAKSIRSMRRTKITQPLMQKRVKEIQERYKNDPAKQQAAMSEVYKEFGNPLAGCLPILLQMPILFALFATLRGSPFANINYTANLQILPSEKMEQVQPQAVNVKTQNVYFDSGVHYPITLSLPVGNKIGVGETTQFVLQSDSGKDFATLATEYPDNNLQPSFEITKGQERVEIQPDGTLVALAPGDVSVQVTVPGIAANKGFLFIEALGRIGVNGDDGIHWDILGMVLFFGVSLYINQTISGGAPSSNNNSGGDQQQQAQQTVNKITPLIFSGMFLFFPLPAGVLMYMTIANAFQTVQTFILTKEPLPENLQKLVDEQEKSEKGRDKLPFERKGSKKKEKTSG
- a CDS encoding PH domain-containing protein, whose protein sequence is MGIKEDVIYEGGPHVGDLIFNILLGFTVICLPLTVGAIVRALWLRYRITSRRISITGGWQGRDRTDIIYSEVRKIVKIPRGFGLWGDLIVTLQDGSRLELRSMPNFREIYSHIAEKAADRTGVPLEAIAA
- the rnpA gene encoding ribonuclease P protein component, which translates into the protein MGLPKVHRLKHWRDFKTIYSQGKRFRGEALAIILLPQPAAPTKIGISISRKVSKKAVVRNLIKRRIRHACRTLLPQIQPGWHIVIAVRYNARECEYEHFLQELKRLLIQAEVFHGH